The DNA region TGCGGTCTTCGAGTTCCCTGCGGCTCGCGGAGGATTTTGTGTGCTCAGGCATCACTCAAAAAGAACCTCAGAATCTGGTCCGCTTGATGGTGCATTTGCTTCGCAATCTCAGAAAGAGAGGAGAGCGGTATATCAAGCCGTTCCCAGGCGCTTTCGGGATACCGGGGCATGTAGCGTTCTCCACTGGTACCGAGTTCCATTCCATGGGCAAGCCAGTCCGCGGTGAGCAGGATGGACGCCTCCTGCGGGTTGGCAGAGCGTTCGATGTTGTGGTGACAACCCACGTTACGTTCCAACGATACCGGTAGACGCCATTCCTTGAACAGTGCCGCAGCCAGCTGTGGATGGCCGAAACCAAGCAGCTCCTTTTCGGCATCTATCAACAGACGACCCGCCTGGTCAGCCCAGTCCAGAGCATCGTGCATGGGTCCTGGGAGGTGCTTGTACATCAGGAGCCGGCCAACGTCATGCAACAATCCGGCTACGAAAAAGCGCTCCGTATTCGGCGTCTTGTGGTAACTGGCCAACAGACGCGCGCCGATTCCCACGGCGATGCTGTGCCGCCAGAACCCCTCCATGCTGATGTGACGGCTGGAAATTCCGCGGAAATGCGTCACCACGGAAATGCCCATGGCCAGGGCCACCAGCTGGTTGGAGCCCAGGATGGCCACAGCGCGGGAGACCGTATCGATGGGCACGGAGAGGCCGTAGAACGGGCTGTTGACCACCTTGAGCACGCGCATTGCCAGATCCGGATCATTGGAGATGATCTCGGCGACGTCCGAGGCAGAGCTGCGCGAGTCGTTCACCACGTCCACCAGCTTGTGGAAGACCACCGGCAGCGAGCCGAGCTTCACATCCTCAAGTATCAGCTCCGCCGGCGAGAGTCTGAGCGGCGGCACGTGCGGCGGCGTCTTCTCCTTCGGAGGAGTCGGAGGCATGCTGGCAAGCAGGTCCTCCGGGGTATAGCCGCGCGTCTCCGCATCCCGCGCCTTGCGCAGCAGCAGAAAGTTCAGGAACTCTTTCACCGGACGCAGGGTGACGTCATCAAACACGAAGCGCGCCAACAGGTACTGCCTGGCGGCTTTCACGAGCTTGGAGTCAATTTGCGAAAGGTCTTTGATATTTTCCTGTTCCTGACTGACCCCTTTGACGTCCGCCTCGGTCACGCCCCATATCTTCAATATACGCAAATGCTTTTCATTAATAACCGTTCCGCAGCCAATAATCTTGCGGCCGTTGCCGTCAAGAATATCAGAAGCGAGCTCCATGCCGCTGCGGAGGGCTGTTATGCTGACGATACCCATGTATTGCTTCTTGGAAGGAAGTGTGGCCCGGAAAAGAAGTACCTCAACCAATATCTCTTCTCCAGCAAACACTTGTACTCTTAGAAGGAAGCTAGGGCAAGCAGGATCAGGCATCGCCTAGAGGTACCACCGCCAGCTCCGACCGGCCAGATAGAGGTCGTGCAGGGTGTGGATGCCTCCCTGCCGAAGCTTCCGCACCAGGAAGAGGAACAGATACGCCGTCTGCAACGCGTCCTGCAGGGCGTCGTGCCGGCCAAAGGCCGGCAGCCCGTAGCGCGTGGTCAGGTCGTTGAGATGATACGAGATGTTCAGGTCGTAGCGGTCGTAGTACGACTCCCAGAGCTCGGCCTCGTACACCTGGGCCAGACGCATGGTGTCCACGCCCGGATTCTTCAGCGCCGCCCCCAACGCCTTGCGGCAGGCGCGGTTCAGAAAGCGCATGTCCAGGCCCACGTGGTGGCCCACCATAAAGCTCGTCCCCAGCCATACCACGAAATCCGGCAGCACATCCTCCAGCAGCGGCCGGTCCCGGACCTGCTGTGGCGTGATGCGGTGGATCAGTGTGGACGTCTTGGGCAGATCGCCGTGCGGCCGCACGATGGCGCTGAATGTGTCGGAGGGATCGAGCTCCATGCTACGGATGCGCACCCCCCCGATGGAGACGATCTCGTCGCGTCTGACGTCCAGGCCGGTCAGCTCCGTGTCCACCACGGCGAACTCGTACTCCTCCAGAGGCTTGTGCTGATCAATCTCCCGAAAGCACTCGTGGTTCCTCGCCAGCAATTGATTCGACGGCGACGGCGCGAGCAGCCCGCCCATGAACTTTGCAAAGCGCTCGGGCAATGTCTGATTGCGAATCATGACCACCTCAAGCGATGTTCAGTTTGTACAGATCCTTGAGAAACGACTGGATACGTCCGATGACGTGGAACGCCTCCTTGAGCGTGCGCTTCTCCAGCTCGGAGAGGATGTCCGGAGCCACGTGGTTGTGCGGTTCCTCGCCCCGCTCCCACTGGGCCAGCTGATGTACCAGCCGCAGCTGCATGAGGAATTCGTACGCCTCGCGGACCTCGGAGACGAGATCGCGCGAGACAATGCCGTCCTCGCCCACGGCCTCCAGCCGCGCCAGGGTGTTGGTCTCGGCAATGCCCAGCCGCAGGGCCAGAACCCGCGCAAAGTCCGCAATGGGGGCGATGCCGCGCTCCTTGAGGTCCAGCTTGTTCTTGTGCTCGCCGTTCTTCTCCACGATGAAGCCGCGGAAAAAGGAGAGCGGCGGACGCGCCTGCAGGCAGTTGGCCGCCAGATAGCGCTGGAAGACCTCCTGGCGCTGGATGAGCGGCAGAAGGTGCCGCTTCAGCTCCTCGGCAAAGGCGCTCTGCCCCGGACCGGCCCGGAAGTCGAAAAAGATGGCCGCATGCATGACCTCCTCGGGCTCGGGCTTGAGTATCCAGCGCTCGAAGGTCTCCTTCCACTGGGACAGAGTAAGCCGCCACTTGGGATTGCTGGCCATGATCCCGCCAGGACACGACGGGAACCCCGCCTTCACGAGGTGCTCGATGACGCGGGTGGTGAACGCCTCGAAGTAGACAGCCGCGGCCCTGGCGATGACCGGATCCTCCACGTCCCGGATGATGATGGCGTTGTCCTGGTCGGTCTTGAAGGTCTGCTCGCGGCGGCCCTCGCTGCCCATCATCATCCAGCAGAACTCCACCGGCGGCGGCCCCAGCGACTTGAGCAGCAGCTTGATCACCTGGCCCAGCAGACAGTCATTGATCACGGTGATCATGCTCGTGATGTGGCCGGCCTTGGCGCCCTCCTCCACCAGCGCGCGGATGACCTGCGGCGTCCTGTGGGAGTGGTCGTAGAGCCCCTCTATCTCGCGCTGGGCCATGATCTCCCGGAACAGCGCCATGGGCGACTTGCCCTGCATGACCACGATGTCGTGCGCCGTGATCATGCCGGCCACGCGGCCGTCCCGCGTCACGGCCAGGTGGTGGAGCTCCCTGTTCATCATGGTCATCAGCGCGTCGAAGCAGGTGACGCGCTCGTCCACCGTGGCCAGGGGCGAGGACATGATGATCTCCACTGGCGCTTCGGGCGGCATGCCCACGGCTATGGTCTTGCGCAGATCCTTGTCCGTGACGATGCCCAGGTGCTCGCCGGAGGGGTCGGCCACCAGCACCGAACCCACGCGGTTGCGCTCCATGAGCTGCGCCGCCTGCTGGATGGTCGCCCCCATGGGGATGTCCACCGGCGGCCCGTGCATGATCTGCCCCACGCGGGAGCCCATGAGGTAGAGCGCCCCAGGCTCCGGCAATGCGCCGCTGCGCTCCTTCAGCTCCTCAAAGGCCAGGGCCGTATACTCGTCGGCAAACGCCTTGGCATAGAATCGCGCCACCTGGGGATGCTTCTCCACGATGGAGAGGAAGGTCTCCTTGGGTACCTTGATGAAGAAGGTGTCCTCCACGGTCTCGGCGCTCAGGCGCGCCCGGCCGCCCTGAACCAGGGCCATGCCGCCCACGGCCCCGCCTTCCCCGCGGAAGTCCACCAGCGTCTCCCGGCCAGTCTCGTCCTTTGCATAGAGGCGCACGCCGCCCTTCTGCACCAGATACAGCGCCTCCACCTCGCTCTCGCCCTGGATCAGGAACCGTGAGCCGGACGGCAGGAAGTCAATGCGCGCATGGGAGGCCAGCATCTCCAGACTGCGCGACTCCAAACCGCTGAACGGCAGCGTCCGCCTGAAGAAGGACAACACCATCTCCGGCTGCGCGCCGGGATCGCTTCTGTTGCCGTCACGGATTCCCATGGATTCAGTGTACCTTGCTCTGCCCTTTCCCTACACAAGTTATTTCACTTGCACCGGCCGTGATCCGAGGGCCTTGCCCTCGGACTCCCACCAGGGAGTACGGCTCCCTGGACCCATTTCTGGGGTTCAGGGGAACCATGTTCCCCTGGCAGGGGGCGTGGGGGACAGCGTCCCCCACACCGGCCTGCCGGAGGCGTATCAATGATCCACGGCCGCACCAGCCCCACGGGGGATGCGCACGGAGTCGACGAGCTCCTGGATGTCGTCCGGCGGCGGCGCGGTGAGCTTGGAGACCACGATGGTCACGATGAAGTTGATGACCATGCCGACAGCGCCGATGCCTTCCGGGCTGATGCTGAAGAACCAGGGCTTCACGCCGAGGAACTTGGTCTGGATGATATACAGCATGGTGAAGCCGATGCCGCAGATCATGCCGGCGATGGCGCCTTCGCGGTTTGCCCGCTTCCAGAACACGCCCAGCACAAGAATGGGGAAGAAGCTGGACGCGCCCAGTCCGAAGGCCAGCGCAACGACCTGGGCCACGAACCCCGGCGGATTGATGCCGAAGTAGCCGGCGATGACAACGGCCACGCCGATCATGATCCGGCCCAGCAGCAGGCGCTGCTTTTCCGAGGCCTGGCGGTTGATGACGCGGTAGTAGAGGTCGTGCGAGATGGACGAGGCAATGACCAGCAGCAATCCGGACGCCGTGGAGAGCGCCGCGGCCAGGCCGCCGGCAGCGACCAGGGCGATGACCCAGGCGGGCAGCTTGGCGATCTCCGGGTTGGCCAGAACCATGATGTCGCGATCCACATACAGCTCGTTGGGGCTGTCCGTGGGCGCGTTGGCGAGCTCCAGCTGGCCCATGGCACCCTTCGCGCCCGTAAACTCCGGCTTGCCCTGGAAGGCGGCGCCGGCCCGGTACTCGATGATGCCGTCGCCGTTCTTGTCCATCCAGGCGACCAGCCCGGTCTCCTCCCAGTTCTTGAACCACGAGGGCGCCTCGGCGTACGGCACGTTGTTCACGGTCTTGATCATGTTATACCGCGCGAACCCGGCCACGGCAGGCGCCGTGGTGTACAGAATCGCGATGAACAGCAGCGCATAGCCGGCCGAGAGGCGCGCGGCCCGGACGCTGGGGACCGTGTAGAAGCGGATGATGACGTGTGGCAGACCAGCCGTGCCGACCATCAGCGCAAAGGTCATGGCAAAGACGTCGAGCATGGACTTCTGCCCGGCTCCGAAGGCCGAGGTGTACTCCGCAAACCCCAGGTCCGTACTTATCTTGTTCAGTGTCTCCATGAGGTACTGGCCGGCGTCCTGGCCCTGGGCGATGGTCCCGCCGAAACCGAGCTGCGGAATGGGGTTGCCCGTGACCTTCATGCTGATGGCCACGGCCGGGATGAGGAAGGCGATGATCAGCGTGATGTACTGCGCCACCTGCGTCCAGGTGATGCCCTTCATCCCGCCCAGGCCGGCGTAGAAGAACACAATGAACATGCCGATGACCACGCCGGTGGTCACGTCCACGCCCAGGAACCGGCTGAAGACGATGCCCACGCCGCGCATCTGGCCGGCAACATAGGTGAGCGAGACAAAAATGGCGCAGACCAGAGCCACGATGCGCGCGGCCGTGGAGTAGTAGCGGTCGCCCACAAAGTCCGGCACGGTGAACTTGCCGAACTTGCGCAGGTATGGAGCCAACAGCAATGCCAGCAGCACGTAGCCGCCAGTCCAGCCCATGAGGTAGACGCAGCCCTGGTAGCCCATGAAGGAGATGAGGCCGGCCATGGAGATGAACGAGGCCGCGCTCATCCAGTCCGCGGCCGTGGCCAGACCGTTGGCAATGGGCGGCACGCCGCCGCCGGCCACGTAGAACCCGCGTGTGTCTTTCACTCGCGAGCTCCACGCGATGAATATGTAGATGCCGAAGGTGAGACCCACCATGATGTAGGTCCAGACTTGTATGGACATGGTCGATGCTCCTTCAAAAGGATAAATATGACTTTTGGCGTCTTCGAAGCAGCTAGACTTGTTGCTCGTGCGTTCGAGGGCTTTGCCCTCGAGCTCCCACCAGGGAACAATGTTCCCTGGACCCTATTCTGGGGTCCGGGGACCAGTGATCCCCGGCAGGGGCTTGGGGGACGGCGTCCCCCAAAAACCACCGCTACCTCGATGTTGCGCTGCGCTTACTCGTGAACGTCGAACTCCCTGTCCAGCCGGGACATGAGGAAGAAGTAGACGAAGATGAGCGCCACGAAGACGTAGATGGCTCCCTGTTGGGCGAACCAGAACCCGAGGGGGAAGCCGGCGATGTGGATTGTGTTGAGCGGTTCCACGAGCAGGATTCCGCATACGTACGAGACCAGGAACCATATCGAGAGCAGCACGATCATGTAGCGCACGTTGCGCCGCCAGTAGGCTTTGAGATCCTTGGCCATGGGCGTCCTCCTTGGGGTTTGGGGTGATCGCGTATCCCTTTGTACGGCGGCTGCAATCCACAATGCATGCGCTTTCCGGTGGATGGCGGGAAACCCCGCCATGAACGGGGAGAACTGGCAGGGCCTGCCGTTCACCGCGCACCAGCGACCGTTCGTCCCGGACCGGCCTCGATCCGGACGCGCCGCCCGCATTGTTCGGCGCATGGGCTCGCGTTCCGAAAACGCATCCG from Oceanidesulfovibrio marinus includes:
- a CDS encoding HDOD domain-containing protein; this translates as MFAGEEILVEVLLFRATLPSKKQYMGIVSITALRSGMELASDILDGNGRKIIGCGTVINEKHLRILKIWGVTEADVKGVSQEQENIKDLSQIDSKLVKAARQYLLARFVFDDVTLRPVKEFLNFLLLRKARDAETRGYTPEDLLASMPPTPPKEKTPPHVPPLRLSPAELILEDVKLGSLPVVFHKLVDVVNDSRSSASDVAEIISNDPDLAMRVLKVVNSPFYGLSVPIDTVSRAVAILGSNQLVALAMGISVVTHFRGISSRHISMEGFWRHSIAVGIGARLLASYHKTPNTERFFVAGLLHDVGRLLMYKHLPGPMHDALDWADQAGRLLIDAEKELLGFGHPQLAAALFKEWRLPVSLERNVGCHHNIERSANPQEASILLTADWLAHGMELGTSGERYMPRYPESAWERLDIPLSSLSEIAKQMHHQADQILRFFLSDA
- a CDS encoding 3'-5' exonuclease, yielding MIRNQTLPERFAKFMGGLLAPSPSNQLLARNHECFREIDQHKPLEEYEFAVVDTELTGLDVRRDEIVSIGGVRIRSMELDPSDTFSAIVRPHGDLPKTSTLIHRITPQQVRDRPLLEDVLPDFVVWLGTSFMVGHHVGLDMRFLNRACRKALGAALKNPGVDTMRLAQVYEAELWESYYDRYDLNISYHLNDLTTRYGLPAFGRHDALQDALQTAYLFLFLVRKLRQGGIHTLHDLYLAGRSWRWYL
- a CDS encoding DUF294 nucleotidyltransferase-like domain-containing protein gives rise to the protein MGIRDGNRSDPGAQPEMVLSFFRRTLPFSGLESRSLEMLASHARIDFLPSGSRFLIQGESEVEALYLVQKGGVRLYAKDETGRETLVDFRGEGGAVGGMALVQGGRARLSAETVEDTFFIKVPKETFLSIVEKHPQVARFYAKAFADEYTALAFEELKERSGALPEPGALYLMGSRVGQIMHGPPVDIPMGATIQQAAQLMERNRVGSVLVADPSGEHLGIVTDKDLRKTIAVGMPPEAPVEIIMSSPLATVDERVTCFDALMTMMNRELHHLAVTRDGRVAGMITAHDIVVMQGKSPMALFREIMAQREIEGLYDHSHRTPQVIRALVEEGAKAGHITSMITVINDCLLGQVIKLLLKSLGPPPVEFCWMMMGSEGRREQTFKTDQDNAIIIRDVEDPVIARAAAVYFEAFTTRVIEHLVKAGFPSCPGGIMASNPKWRLTLSQWKETFERWILKPEPEEVMHAAIFFDFRAGPGQSAFAEELKRHLLPLIQRQEVFQRYLAANCLQARPPLSFFRGFIVEKNGEHKNKLDLKERGIAPIADFARVLALRLGIAETNTLARLEAVGEDGIVSRDLVSEVREAYEFLMQLRLVHQLAQWERGEEPHNHVAPDILSELEKRTLKEAFHVIGRIQSFLKDLYKLNIA
- a CDS encoding sodium:solute symporter family protein, with product MSIQVWTYIMVGLTFGIYIFIAWSSRVKDTRGFYVAGGGVPPIANGLATAADWMSAASFISMAGLISFMGYQGCVYLMGWTGGYVLLALLLAPYLRKFGKFTVPDFVGDRYYSTAARIVALVCAIFVSLTYVAGQMRGVGIVFSRFLGVDVTTGVVIGMFIVFFYAGLGGMKGITWTQVAQYITLIIAFLIPAVAISMKVTGNPIPQLGFGGTIAQGQDAGQYLMETLNKISTDLGFAEYTSAFGAGQKSMLDVFAMTFALMVGTAGLPHVIIRFYTVPSVRAARLSAGYALLFIAILYTTAPAVAGFARYNMIKTVNNVPYAEAPSWFKNWEETGLVAWMDKNGDGIIEYRAGAAFQGKPEFTGAKGAMGQLELANAPTDSPNELYVDRDIMVLANPEIAKLPAWVIALVAAGGLAAALSTASGLLLVIASSISHDLYYRVINRQASEKQRLLLGRIMIGVAVVIAGYFGINPPGFVAQVVALAFGLGASSFFPILVLGVFWKRANREGAIAGMICGIGFTMLYIIQTKFLGVKPWFFSISPEGIGAVGMVINFIVTIVVSKLTAPPPDDIQELVDSVRIPRGAGAAVDH
- a CDS encoding DUF4212 domain-containing protein yields the protein MAKDLKAYWRRNVRYMIVLLSIWFLVSYVCGILLVEPLNTIHIAGFPLGFWFAQQGAIYVFVALIFVYFFLMSRLDREFDVHE